A genomic region of uncultured Paludibaculum sp. contains the following coding sequences:
- the hypE gene encoding hydrogenase expression/formation protein HypE: MADTLHFEDWTCPLPLRSYPRIVLGHGGGGKLSEELIENLFLPAFRNSMLEMLGDASVVDLPSGRVALTTDSFVVRPLVFPGGSIGELAVNGTVNDLAMCGARPLYLTAGFILEEGLEMALLAHVVERMAQAAHTAGVQIVAGDTKVVEKGHGDGIFINTAGVGLVPPGLLLGPAFARPGDRVIVSGTLGDHGIAVMSVRQGLQFETTIESDCAALHGLVAEILQVEGAVHALRDPTRGGLAATLNEIARASQVGMMLDETAIPVDRQVRAACELLGLDPLQVANEGKLVAVVAGDRAAEVLRRMREHPLGQRAAVIGEVTAARPGLVAATTSMGGTRVIPLPVGEQLPRIC, encoded by the coding sequence ATGGCGGATACCCTGCATTTCGAAGACTGGACGTGCCCTCTCCCGCTGAGAAGCTATCCGCGGATCGTCCTCGGCCATGGAGGCGGCGGCAAGCTCTCCGAGGAGCTCATCGAGAATCTGTTCCTGCCCGCCTTTCGGAACTCCATGCTGGAGATGCTGGGCGATGCGAGCGTCGTGGACCTGCCGTCCGGGCGCGTGGCGCTGACCACTGACTCGTTCGTCGTCCGGCCCCTGGTCTTTCCCGGAGGCAGCATCGGAGAACTGGCCGTGAACGGGACCGTGAACGATCTGGCCATGTGTGGGGCGCGCCCGCTGTATCTGACAGCCGGTTTCATCCTCGAGGAAGGGTTGGAGATGGCGCTGCTCGCACACGTGGTCGAGCGCATGGCCCAGGCGGCGCACACCGCCGGTGTGCAGATTGTGGCCGGCGACACGAAGGTGGTCGAGAAGGGTCACGGGGACGGCATCTTCATCAACACGGCCGGCGTGGGTCTTGTCCCACCAGGCCTTTTGCTGGGGCCGGCGTTCGCGCGCCCGGGCGACCGGGTCATCGTCAGTGGAACACTCGGCGACCATGGCATCGCCGTGATGAGCGTTCGCCAGGGTTTGCAGTTCGAAACCACCATCGAGAGCGACTGCGCGGCACTGCATGGTCTTGTGGCGGAGATCCTACAGGTGGAAGGTGCGGTGCATGCGTTGCGTGATCCCACCCGAGGCGGCCTGGCGGCCACGTTGAATGAGATAGCTCGGGCCTCCCAGGTGGGTATGATGCTGGACGAAACCGCCATCCCGGTGGACCGGCAAGTGCGGGCCGCTTGTGAGTTGTTGGGTCTGGATCCTCTCCAGGTAGCCAACGAGGGCAAGCTGGTGGCTGTGGTGGCTGGCGATCGGGCGGCCGAAGTATTGCGCCGGATGCGAGAGCACCCGCTGGGGCAACGCGCAGCCGTCATCGGAGAGGTGACGGCCGCGCGGCCCGGTCTCGTAGCGGCCACAACGTCCATGGGCGGCACCCGAGTGATTCCTTTGCCGGTAGGCGAGCAGTTGCCGCGGATCTGCTGA
- the hypD gene encoding hydrogenase formation protein HypD, whose translation MKYLTEFRDGPAARRIAAEIGRITTRPWSIMEVCGGQTHSIIRNGIDQILPPEVELIHGPGCPVCVTPLEMIDKALAIAALPQVIFCSFGDMLRVPGSMRDLFQVKSEGGDVRVVYSPLDAVNLARENPDREVVFFAIGFETTAPANAMAVHLAKRQGLTNFSMLVSHVLVPPAIEGILNSPGCRVQAFLAAGHVCCIMGLWQYPPLAQRYHVPIVATGFEPLDILEGIRRAVVQLEAGEALVENAYERAVTMDGNASARKMLDEVFEVTDRTWRGIGVIPRSGWRLSEAYRAFDAERRFSVSELQAAESPLCHAGEVLQGAIKPHQCPAFGRECTPRTPLGATMVSTEGACAAYYHYGRFIDDASPASQ comes from the coding sequence ATGAAATACCTGACCGAGTTTCGCGATGGCCCGGCCGCCCGGCGTATTGCCGCCGAGATCGGCCGCATCACCACGCGCCCCTGGTCCATCATGGAGGTCTGCGGCGGGCAGACGCACTCCATCATCCGTAACGGCATCGACCAGATCCTGCCGCCGGAAGTGGAGTTGATCCACGGACCCGGCTGTCCGGTCTGCGTCACTCCGCTCGAGATGATCGACAAGGCTCTGGCCATTGCGGCGCTCCCCCAGGTCATCTTCTGCTCGTTTGGCGACATGCTGCGCGTGCCCGGCAGCATGCGCGATCTGTTCCAGGTGAAGAGCGAAGGGGGCGATGTGCGTGTCGTCTATTCGCCCCTGGATGCGGTGAACCTGGCGCGTGAGAACCCGGACAGGGAGGTGGTCTTCTTCGCCATCGGCTTTGAAACCACCGCACCGGCCAATGCCATGGCGGTGCATCTGGCGAAACGGCAGGGGCTCACGAACTTTTCCATGCTGGTGTCGCACGTGCTGGTGCCGCCCGCCATCGAAGGCATCCTGAACTCGCCCGGTTGCCGTGTGCAGGCCTTCCTGGCAGCGGGGCACGTGTGCTGCATCATGGGTCTCTGGCAGTATCCGCCGCTGGCCCAGCGCTATCACGTCCCCATCGTGGCGACCGGCTTCGAACCGCTCGACATCTTGGAGGGCATCCGGCGGGCGGTAGTCCAGTTGGAAGCCGGAGAGGCGCTCGTCGAAAACGCCTACGAGCGGGCTGTCACGATGGACGGCAATGCGTCCGCGCGGAAGATGCTGGACGAGGTCTTCGAGGTGACCGACCGCACGTGGCGCGGCATCGGAGTCATCCCGCGCAGCGGTTGGAGGCTGTCCGAGGCCTATCGGGCGTTCGACGCGGAACGGCGCTTCTCCGTCTCTGAATTGCAGGCAGCGGAATCACCGCTCTGCCATGCCGGCGAAGTCCTGCAGGGCGCCATCAAGCCCCACCAGTGTCCGGCCTTCGGCCGCGAATGCACGCCGCGGACGCCGCTCGGCGCCACCATGGTCTCCACTGAAGGTGCCTGCGCGGCGTACTATCACTATGGGCGCTTCATCGACGATGCGTCGCCCGCGTCGCAATAG
- a CDS encoding glycosyltransferase family 2 protein, with translation MINQKRIAVVLPAYNAAKTLKATVDELPETVDDRILVDDHSTDDTVEVARSLGLCVAVHDRNRGYGGNQKTCYELALGRGADIVVMIHPDYQYSPLLVTAMASMAAFGVYDLVLGSRILGGDALRGGMPRYKYFSNRVLTLFQNVILGAKLSEYHTGFRAYTRELLETLPLASNSEDFVFDNQLIAQSIVLGARIGEVSCPTRYFPQASSISFRRSVTYGFGVVRTTLQARLAKWGLLRAATFPDRRWPVRTSVFLPWAE, from the coding sequence ATGATCAATCAGAAACGAATCGCTGTTGTCTTGCCCGCCTACAACGCGGCCAAAACGTTGAAGGCGACCGTCGATGAACTGCCCGAGACCGTCGATGACCGTATTCTGGTGGACGATCACAGCACGGACGACACGGTGGAGGTGGCGCGGAGTCTGGGACTTTGTGTAGCTGTGCACGACCGCAATCGTGGCTACGGCGGGAACCAGAAAACCTGTTACGAGCTGGCTCTCGGCCGCGGTGCCGACATCGTCGTGATGATCCATCCCGACTATCAGTATTCGCCCCTGCTGGTGACGGCGATGGCCAGCATGGCGGCCTTCGGCGTCTACGACCTGGTGCTGGGATCGAGGATTCTTGGGGGTGACGCGTTGCGCGGCGGCATGCCGCGCTATAAGTACTTCTCCAACCGCGTGCTCACACTGTTTCAGAACGTCATACTCGGTGCAAAGCTCTCCGAATATCACACTGGCTTCCGGGCCTACACGCGGGAGTTGCTGGAGACCTTGCCCCTGGCGAGCAACTCGGAGGATTTCGTCTTCGACAACCAACTGATTGCGCAAAGTATCGTGCTTGGCGCGCGCATCGGGGAAGTGTCCTGCCCCACTCGCTACTTCCCGCAGGCCTCATCCATCAGCTTCCGCCGCAGTGTTACCTATGGATTCGGTGTCGTCCGGACCACGCTGCAGGCGAGGCTGGCGAAATGGGGCCTGTTGCGCGCGGCGACATTCCCAGACCGGCGCTGGCCGGTCCGGACGTCCGTATTCCTGCCATGGGCTGAGTGA
- a CDS encoding alpha-L-fucosidase: MNRRAFLSTLTATAATLPAAFAQKYSPDWTSLKAHAVPTWFEDAKFGIFIHWGLYSVPAWAPPSGELGQVDMSKWFYQNAYAEWYLNSIRLKESDSYKHHVETYGVDFDYYRFGQMFEKQNRAWKPQSWAGLFKDCGARYVVLTTKHHDGYTLWPSKVPNPKRPQGGINSPRDLVGDLTKAVRGAGLRMGLYYSGGLDWTFEQRPIATMGDLRTTAPQTEEYARYADAHWRELIRLYQPAVLWNDIGYPKLGKPEALFADYYNAVPEGVINNRFSVDYCDFTTPEYAKYDKITPKKWESCRGLGFSFGYNQVEGAEHVIAPVALIELLVDIVSKNGNLLLNIGPKPDGSISEIQLNRLNALGAWLKANGEGVFGSRPWVRPSAKTAAGGEVRFTHKGPSLYAFLFGPQTGSATITGLSLPAGAKVRALGGGAVNWKKDGDNTAFELDASPRAAGPLTLSITPAPAA, from the coding sequence ATGAATCGCCGAGCCTTCCTATCCACTCTCACAGCCACGGCTGCGACCCTGCCCGCCGCCTTCGCGCAGAAGTATTCGCCTGACTGGACGTCGCTAAAAGCGCACGCCGTCCCCACCTGGTTTGAAGACGCCAAGTTCGGCATCTTCATCCACTGGGGTCTCTACTCCGTACCAGCCTGGGCTCCGCCTTCGGGCGAACTCGGCCAGGTGGACATGAGCAAGTGGTTCTACCAGAACGCCTACGCTGAGTGGTATCTGAATTCCATTCGCCTGAAGGAGTCGGACAGCTACAAACATCACGTCGAGACCTATGGCGTGGACTTCGACTACTACCGCTTCGGCCAGATGTTCGAAAAACAGAACCGCGCCTGGAAACCGCAAAGCTGGGCCGGCCTGTTCAAGGACTGCGGAGCGCGCTACGTCGTCCTAACCACCAAGCATCATGACGGCTACACCTTGTGGCCCAGCAAGGTACCCAATCCCAAGCGGCCCCAAGGCGGAATCAATTCGCCGCGTGACCTGGTGGGCGACCTGACCAAGGCCGTGCGCGGAGCGGGCCTTCGCATGGGTCTTTACTATTCCGGCGGTCTCGACTGGACCTTCGAGCAGCGGCCCATCGCCACCATGGGCGACCTGCGCACCACCGCGCCGCAGACCGAGGAGTATGCCCGCTACGCCGACGCGCATTGGCGTGAGCTCATCCGCCTCTATCAGCCCGCCGTGCTTTGGAACGACATCGGATATCCCAAGCTGGGCAAGCCCGAAGCGCTATTCGCCGACTACTACAACGCCGTGCCGGAGGGCGTCATCAATAACCGCTTCAGCGTCGACTACTGCGACTTTACGACCCCGGAGTACGCCAAGTACGACAAGATCACGCCGAAGAAATGGGAGTCGTGCCGAGGGCTCGGCTTTAGTTTCGGCTACAACCAGGTGGAAGGGGCCGAGCACGTGATCGCGCCGGTTGCTCTGATCGAGCTGTTGGTCGACATCGTGAGTAAGAACGGCAACCTGCTGCTGAACATCGGCCCGAAGCCGGACGGGTCGATCTCGGAAATCCAGCTCAATCGCCTGAACGCCTTGGGTGCATGGCTTAAAGCGAATGGCGAAGGTGTCTTCGGCAGCCGCCCGTGGGTGCGGCCCTCGGCAAAGACCGCCGCGGGTGGCGAGGTGCGGTTCACCCACAAAGGCCCATCGCTCTACGCATTCCTGTTCGGCCCTCAGACCGGTTCGGCGACGATCACCGGGCTCAGCCTGCCGGCCGGCGCAAAGGTCCGTGCGTTGGGCGGCGGCGCGGTGAACTGGAAGAAGGACGGCGACAACACGGCCTTCGAGCTGGACGCCAGTCCGCGCGCCGCCGGACCGCTCACGCTGTCCATCACACCGGCGCCAGCAGCCTGA
- a CDS encoding aminotransferase class I/II-fold pyridoxal phosphate-dependent enzyme: protein MALENLTLTALAAAFAELDRQFAYLPEFTAEAPGQDRMQAVLSETAARLGDNFPYFHPLYAGQMLKPPHPVARTAYALATWVNPNNHALDGGRASSAMEKEAVAQLAAMFGWDRHLGHLSSGGTMANLEALWVAGQLQPGRTIAASAQAHYTHERISGVLRLPFTKINETDHGRIDCCSLERRLDQGDIGCVVATLGTTGVGAVDPLPEILRLRERYGFRLHVDAAYGGYFLLANNLAPEARAAYDVIGEADSIVVDPHKHGLQPYGCGCILFRDPAVGRLYKHESPYTYFSSHELHLGEISLECSRPGASAVALWATQRLLPPVPGGEFAQGLEASRRAALAFAARLTADARFAVPFEPELDIVVWAPRAASASQASALSQSIFDRAAGQQLHLALIHLPVSIFRTSWPDLVADQETIVCLRSVLMKPDHETWLNRIYTILGEATDAALS, encoded by the coding sequence ATGGCCTTGGAAAACCTGACTCTCACGGCGCTGGCGGCAGCGTTCGCGGAGTTGGATCGTCAGTTCGCCTATCTGCCCGAGTTCACGGCCGAAGCACCGGGGCAGGACCGCATGCAGGCGGTGCTCAGCGAGACAGCGGCGCGTCTGGGGGACAACTTCCCCTACTTTCACCCGTTGTACGCCGGACAGATGTTGAAGCCGCCGCATCCCGTCGCGCGTACCGCCTACGCATTGGCCACATGGGTCAATCCCAACAATCACGCACTGGACGGCGGCCGGGCCAGTTCGGCCATGGAGAAAGAGGCCGTCGCGCAGCTCGCAGCGATGTTTGGCTGGGACCGGCACCTGGGCCATCTCAGCAGCGGCGGAACCATGGCGAATCTCGAGGCGCTGTGGGTGGCCGGCCAGTTGCAACCGGGCCGGACGATTGCCGCCTCGGCCCAGGCGCACTATACGCACGAGCGTATCAGCGGCGTGCTTCGCCTGCCCTTCACGAAGATCAACGAGACCGACCACGGACGCATCGACTGCTGTTCGCTGGAGCGGCGCCTGGATCAAGGCGACATCGGTTGTGTGGTGGCCACATTGGGCACGACGGGCGTGGGCGCCGTCGATCCGCTGCCCGAGATTCTGAGGCTGCGCGAGCGCTACGGTTTCCGTCTGCACGTTGATGCCGCTTACGGCGGCTATTTCCTGCTCGCCAACAATCTGGCCCCGGAAGCTCGCGCCGCATATGACGTGATTGGCGAGGCCGACTCCATCGTCGTCGATCCGCACAAGCACGGGCTGCAACCGTATGGCTGCGGGTGCATTCTATTCCGCGACCCGGCCGTCGGGCGGCTGTACAAACACGAGTCGCCGTACACGTATTTTTCCTCGCACGAACTACACCTGGGCGAGATCAGCCTGGAGTGCTCGCGGCCAGGAGCCTCGGCCGTGGCCTTGTGGGCCACACAGCGGCTGCTGCCGCCCGTGCCCGGCGGCGAGTTCGCTCAAGGGCTGGAAGCTTCGCGCCGCGCGGCGCTGGCGTTTGCGGCTCGGCTAACGGCGGATGCCCGCTTCGCCGTTCCGTTCGAACCCGAACTCGACATCGTGGTGTGGGCGCCGCGCGCCGCATCGGCCTCCCAGGCATCCGCTCTGTCGCAGAGCATCTTCGACCGCGCCGCCGGGCAACAACTGCACCTGGCGCTGATCCATCTCCCGGTGTCGATCTTCCGGACGTCGTGGCCGGATCTGGTGGCCGACCAGGAGACAATCGTCTGCCTCCGTTCCGTACTGATGAAGCCCGATCACGAGACTTGGCTCAACCGTATCTACACGATTCTGGGCGAGGCTACCGACGCGGCCCTGTCCTGA
- a CDS encoding asparaginase domain-containing protein has protein sequence MATSADAGPIRILITGGTFDKEYDELTGRLFFQESHLPEMLKLGRCDLPLQVRTLMMIDSLDMSDSDRRLIVEQCRSAAEHRIVITHGTDTMTETAAALAAEIQDKTIVLTGAMVPYKFGSSDGLFNLGSALAFAQTLPAGVYVAMNGRYFKAGKVRKNRQTGMFEEQLSPASN, from the coding sequence ATGGCCACTTCCGCTGACGCCGGCCCGATCCGCATCCTGATCACCGGCGGAACGTTCGACAAGGAGTACGACGAACTCACCGGGCGCCTCTTCTTCCAGGAATCGCACCTGCCCGAGATGCTCAAACTGGGCCGCTGCGATCTGCCGCTGCAGGTTCGCACTCTGATGATGATCGACAGCCTGGACATGTCCGATTCGGACCGCCGCCTGATTGTGGAACAATGCCGATCGGCCGCGGAGCACCGCATCGTGATCACCCACGGGACGGACACCATGACGGAGACCGCTGCGGCACTGGCGGCAGAAATCCAGGACAAGACGATCGTGCTCACGGGTGCCATGGTGCCGTATAAGTTCGGCAGCTCGGATGGGCTGTTCAATCTCGGCAGCGCGTTGGCCTTCGCGCAGACCCTGCCCGCGGGAGTCTACGTCGCGATGAATGGCCGGTATTTCAAGGCCGGCAAGGTGCGCAAGAACCGCCAGACCGGGATGTTCGAAGAGCAGTTGTCCCCGGCCTCAAATTAA
- a CDS encoding ABC transporter permease gives MFSVRSLMEDLRYAVRLLFRQPGFTLAAVLLLALGIGVNSAIFSIVDSVLIHPLSYSQPERLYTVWTKNLRRNTPQGAFSPPEFQEYARRQQGFSHFAAYMHYPVTLTGQGEPARVLTRLVSAGYLEMLGISPFIGRGFAAEEYQLGRNQVALLTESFWKERFGGDPGIVGKVLRLDNELHVVAGILPHIKGESRAVDMYLPLSLSPEAASSWDSRFLYVTGRLRDGVSGEQASSELRSLGAAIAAEHPETNAGTEPFLISAEREAQGDARQPLLVIMAAVGLVLLVTCSNVANLLLVRSSARHKEIAIRSAMGAPQTRVFRQMITESLVLAWMGGAVGLLVAWASVGAIGRWGATTMPMLAQARVDWLVVGYTFLVSALAGVLFGAIPAWQVLRLNLADTLRDESRGSSGGAKKGTTRSILVVSEVALSVILLVGAGLLLRTFIELSRIDLGFKADNVLTLRTTLAESAYSTDGAKASYVRRVTERLERVPGVVSVGVTSALPLMGVNWLADFTVDGRPAQAGQKASATYSAITPRYLETIGARLVAGRMIAETDNEQAPPVVLVSEALAKRDFPGEEPIGKFINLRVGRFKTHAQIVGVVRHVACLKPDEKPRPVIYQPHAQRAWPFLAFAVRTAGDPMSMEGAVRRAFFEVDAELPVERVQPLSALMDRVLAQQRLALILLMIFSGLAVVLAAVGLFGVLAVAVSQRSREMGIRMALGASGHDILRLVLSQGMGLTVAGIIAGLLAAPLASQVMRQMLYGVQPLDPITFAAVALVVLAASVAACVMPAWRASKVDPGLALRRE, from the coding sequence GTGTTCTCCGTGCGAAGTCTGATGGAAGATCTGCGCTATGCGGTCCGGCTGCTGTTCCGGCAGCCGGGCTTCACGCTGGCAGCCGTGCTACTGCTGGCACTGGGGATAGGCGTGAACAGCGCGATCTTCAGCATCGTGGATAGCGTCCTGATTCATCCCCTGTCTTACAGTCAGCCTGAGCGTCTGTACACGGTATGGACAAAAAACCTGCGCCGCAACACGCCGCAGGGCGCTTTCTCTCCGCCCGAGTTCCAGGAATATGCGCGGAGGCAGCAGGGGTTTTCCCATTTCGCCGCCTATATGCACTATCCTGTGACGTTGACCGGGCAGGGTGAACCCGCAAGAGTATTGACGAGACTTGTCAGCGCCGGCTACCTGGAAATGCTCGGAATCTCGCCGTTCATTGGGCGCGGATTTGCCGCCGAGGAGTACCAGCTGGGCCGCAATCAGGTAGCCCTGCTCACGGAATCCTTTTGGAAAGAACGTTTTGGCGGCGATCCCGGGATTGTCGGTAAAGTGCTGCGCCTGGACAACGAACTGCATGTGGTGGCCGGCATTCTGCCTCATATCAAGGGGGAGAGCCGCGCGGTGGACATGTACCTGCCGCTCTCGCTTTCTCCCGAGGCGGCCTCCTCCTGGGACTCACGATTTCTGTATGTGACCGGCCGCCTGCGCGATGGTGTCAGCGGCGAGCAGGCATCTTCAGAACTAAGGTCCCTCGGCGCGGCGATCGCGGCCGAACATCCGGAAACCAACGCAGGGACCGAGCCGTTTCTCATCTCGGCGGAACGGGAAGCACAGGGCGATGCGCGCCAGCCATTGTTGGTCATCATGGCCGCTGTCGGGCTCGTCCTGCTGGTGACCTGTTCGAACGTAGCCAATCTTCTATTGGTCCGTTCCTCCGCCCGGCACAAGGAGATCGCCATTCGCAGCGCCATGGGCGCACCCCAAACGCGTGTCTTCCGGCAGATGATTACGGAAAGTCTGGTCTTGGCCTGGATGGGCGGCGCTGTGGGATTGCTGGTGGCCTGGGCCAGTGTCGGGGCCATCGGGCGGTGGGGGGCGACGACCATGCCCATGCTGGCACAAGCCCGGGTCGACTGGCTGGTGGTCGGCTATACCTTCCTGGTGTCCGCCCTGGCCGGCGTACTGTTCGGGGCGATTCCCGCCTGGCAAGTGCTGCGATTGAATCTGGCCGATACGCTGCGCGACGAGTCCCGGGGCAGTTCGGGCGGGGCGAAGAAGGGGACTACTCGGTCGATTCTTGTGGTATCGGAAGTGGCGCTCTCGGTCATTCTGCTGGTGGGCGCCGGCCTGCTGCTGCGGACCTTCATCGAATTGAGCCGCATAGATCTAGGCTTCAAGGCCGACAATGTGCTGACGTTACGAACCACTCTCGCTGAGTCGGCCTATTCCACTGACGGGGCCAAGGCCAGTTATGTTCGCCGCGTCACCGAGCGGCTGGAGCGGGTCCCCGGCGTGGTTTCGGTTGGTGTGACATCCGCCCTCCCCCTGATGGGCGTGAATTGGCTGGCGGACTTTACGGTGGATGGCCGTCCCGCACAGGCCGGGCAGAAGGCGTCGGCCACCTACAGTGCGATCACGCCGCGCTACCTCGAGACCATCGGTGCCCGCCTGGTCGCGGGACGAATGATCGCCGAAACCGACAATGAGCAGGCGCCGCCCGTCGTGCTGGTTTCCGAGGCGCTCGCGAAACGGGACTTCCCGGGCGAGGAGCCCATCGGCAAGTTCATCAATCTGCGGGTCGGTCGTTTCAAAACGCACGCGCAGATTGTGGGTGTGGTCCGCCATGTCGCCTGTCTGAAGCCGGACGAAAAGCCCCGCCCCGTCATCTACCAGCCGCACGCTCAACGAGCCTGGCCGTTCCTTGCATTCGCCGTCCGGACCGCTGGCGACCCGATGTCCATGGAGGGAGCGGTGCGCCGTGCCTTCTTCGAAGTCGATGCCGAGTTGCCGGTGGAACGCGTTCAGCCGCTGTCGGCGCTGATGGATCGAGTGCTCGCCCAGCAGCGGCTGGCCCTGATCCTGCTGATGATCTTCTCCGGCTTGGCTGTGGTGCTGGCCGCCGTCGGCCTGTTTGGCGTGCTGGCCGTGGCCGTGTCCCAACGGAGCCGCGAGATGGGGATCCGAATGGCCTTGGGTGCCAGTGGGCACGACATCCTGCGGCTCGTTCTGTCGCAGGGCATGGGTCTCACGGTCGCCGGTATCATCGCTGGATTGCTGGCCGCGCCGCTGGCCAGCCAGGTCATGCGCCAGATGCTGTATGGCGTTCAGCCGTTGGATCCCATCACCTTTGCGGCCGTGGCCCTGGTGGTGCTGGCCGCCTCGGTGGCTGCCTGCGTGATGCCCGCGTGGCGGGCGTCGAAGGTGGATCCGGGACTCGCATTGCGCCGCGAGTGA
- a CDS encoding ATP-binding protein — translation MNPFRRISYWFASHENRVLYASLMAGSVAVIFSMVVLWSGDTFSAKVRWTMSVLILGFWFGFAFSARERVVSPLRTLANLLEAMHEGDYSIRGRGARQDDALGEVMMQLNAIGTTLRAQRLGAVEATALLTKVMEEIEVALFTFDDQERLKLVNRAAERLLALPAARLLGRTATELGLDEFLHSEASATIARSFPGSAGRWGIRRTSFRESGLPHTLLVVADLTRALREEELQAWQRLVRVLGHELNNSLTPIKSIAGSLAQLLSRQPRADDWEDDMKDGLTVIASRSESLSRFIGAYSRLAKLPRPVLAPVELYRLIHRVANLETRAPVRVLNGPAITLQADADQLEQMLINLVRNAVDASKETGGGVTVTWEIEGPMATVLVLDEGLGLSNTANLFVPFFTTKPGGSGIGLVLSRQIAEAHGGTLSLANRTDVRGCQARLQLPL, via the coding sequence ATGAACCCGTTCCGGCGCATCTCCTATTGGTTCGCGTCGCACGAAAACCGCGTGTTGTACGCCTCGCTGATGGCGGGGTCCGTGGCGGTGATCTTTTCCATGGTGGTGCTGTGGTCTGGCGACACGTTTTCGGCCAAAGTGCGCTGGACCATGAGTGTGCTGATTCTGGGCTTCTGGTTCGGTTTCGCATTCTCGGCCCGCGAGCGCGTGGTCTCGCCGTTGCGGACCCTGGCCAACCTGTTGGAAGCAATGCACGAGGGCGACTATTCCATTCGTGGCAGGGGCGCTCGCCAGGATGATGCCCTTGGCGAAGTGATGATGCAGCTAAATGCCATCGGCACCACATTGCGGGCACAGCGCCTGGGCGCCGTGGAAGCGACGGCCCTGCTCACCAAAGTGATGGAGGAGATCGAGGTCGCCCTGTTCACCTTCGACGACCAGGAGAGGCTGAAGCTCGTCAACCGTGCCGCCGAACGCCTGTTGGCGCTGCCCGCTGCCAGATTGCTGGGCCGCACGGCCACGGAACTCGGCCTCGACGAGTTTCTCCACTCCGAGGCCTCGGCCACCATTGCCCGCTCGTTCCCGGGCAGCGCCGGCCGTTGGGGTATCCGGCGGACCTCGTTCCGGGAAAGCGGCCTGCCCCACACCCTGCTGGTTGTGGCCGACCTCACCCGAGCGCTGCGCGAAGAGGAATTGCAGGCGTGGCAGCGGCTGGTGCGTGTGTTGGGCCATGAGTTGAACAACTCGCTGACACCCATCAAGTCCATCGCCGGCAGCCTGGCTCAGTTGCTCAGCCGCCAACCGCGCGCCGACGATTGGGAAGACGACATGAAGGATGGGCTCACCGTGATCGCCTCGCGTTCTGAGTCCCTCAGCCGCTTCATCGGTGCCTACTCCCGCCTGGCGAAGCTGCCACGGCCCGTGCTGGCACCCGTCGAACTGTACCGGCTCATCCATCGTGTCGCCAATCTGGAGACCCGGGCGCCGGTGCGCGTGTTGAACGGACCGGCCATCACTCTGCAGGCGGACGCCGATCAGTTGGAGCAGATGCTGATCAATCTGGTCCGCAACGCTGTCGACGCTTCCAAGGAGACCGGCGGCGGGGTGACGGTGACTTGGGAAATTGAAGGGCCCATGGCTACGGTGTTGGTCCTGGACGAGGGGCTAGGTCTGTCGAACACCGCCAACCTGTTCGTGCCGTTCTTTACGACCAAACCCGGCGGATCCGGCATCGGGTTGGTCTTGTCGCGCCAAATTGCCGAGGCGCACGGCGGTACGCTATCGCTGGCGAACCGGACGGACGTCCGCGGCTGTCAGGCGCGGCTGCAGTTGCCGCTGTAA